The Candidatus Hydrogenedentota bacterium genome contains the following window.
TTCCGGAAGATGTCGCATGAGTGGTTCCAAAAGCGGCGAATTCACCATGCGTATACTCGATTTGTTCCAGATAATTCATCCGCTGGATCGCATTCCCCGCGCGGGCTATGTGCTTCGCGGCGTACCGGAGCCGGAGTCCGTGGCGGCCCACAGTCACTTCGTCGCCCTGCTCGCCCTGCTCTTCGTGGAGCAGTTTCCGGGAGTCTACAACCGGGACCGTCTGCTGGCCATGGCGCTGGTTCACGATCTGGCGGAGTCACGGCTCATGGATATCCCCATGCCCTATGCGGACGCCTATTTAAAAGAGGCCAAGCAGAAGGCGGAGCAGGCCATCACGGACGATCTTCTCGGTGGCCTGCCCGGCGATCTTGCGGCGCTTCATGCGGAATTCGACGCCGCCATCACGCCCGAAGCGCGGCTGCTGCGCGGCCTGGACAAGGCCCAGATGATGATCAAGGTCGGGTGCTACGAGCGCGAGCACCGGGGCTGCCTGGACGAGTTCTGGGCAAACCCGAAGAACTTTGCGGACTTCGGGATCGCGGCGGTATCGGAATTGTTCGACGCGATATGCGCGCGCGCGGGGAAAGTGCGGCCGAGGTAGTGACGATCTTCCACGTCGGCGGGCTGAGCCTTTGACTCAATGGAGCCGATTGAGGGCGGCAAGAAAGAGAGTCTAACCACGAATGGATCTGGAGCAGCCGTTGGGCTCAACCAAATTCTTCACCACGAAGGCCACGAAGGCCACGAAGAGAAGAGAGGGAAGGAAGCGTTCTGCAACTGTGATTCCCCCTGCAATGAAGGCAAGACCATAGTGAACTCGGATCTCAGCTATCTTTGCGCCTTCGCGCCTTTGCGTGCAATAGATCAGGAAGAATGCGTGCCAAGGTTGACTGAACGACCGCCGAAGTCCTGCAAAGCCCCAATCTCCTTTCTCTTCGTGCTCCTCTTATCCGTGAGTATCCGTGCAATCCGTGGTAAGAAACAAAAGGTTTTTGACCACGGATTGCACGGAGGTGTACGGATGATAAAGACGTGGGTGTGTTATTGCGCCGCCGGGTCCAGCGAGTAGCCCCGTTGCGCGCGAGCGCTTTTGACCACGAGTTGGTCTCCCCGCTGCCGCACCTGAATTCCACCGTGGTAGTCCGTGCGGTAGAGGGCGATGTGCCTTTCCGTATAGCGGGGAACGACCTCCCGGCCCATGGCTTCTCGGCGGGCGCTGGCCCGGGTTGAGACCACGGCGATGGTGGGCGATACGGCATCGAGAAAGGTCGCGCTGCTGGAGGTGTGGGAGCCGTGGTGGGGCACTTTCAAGACGTCCACGGGCTGCAAGCGGGGAAGGAGTTCGCGTTCCGCTTCCACCTCGATATCGCCCGACAGAAGGGCGCTTAGACCGGGCCATTCAATCTGGAGTACCACGGACTGGTTGTTCACGCCTCGGAGGTTGGAGTCGAGGGTTGGGTGAATCACGGACACCGTTGCGCCCGCAGCCGCGATTGACTCCGAGGTCCGTACGCGGCGGACGGGCACATCCTGTTCTGCGCAGGCTTCCAGCAAGGCGAGCTCCAGGACGTTCGTGGATGATTTGGGCCAGAGGATAACCTCGCCGATGTCGATCTGCCGCATGACACTGATCGCGCCTCCGATGTGATCGCGATCCGCGTGGGTGATGACCATGTAGTCAATCTGGTCGATTCCATGGGCCAGGAGCCAGGTCGTGACCACGCGCTTGCCCATGTCCAGGTAATCACTCTTGTCGCCCGCATCCACCAGAAGCGTGGTGCCGCCGGGCGTCCGGATAAAGGCTGAATCGCCATGGCCCACATCGAGGAAGTCCAGGGTGGCCGGGGGAAAGAGGGGGCGCCAAAGAAGCCAGGCGAGGAGGGCCGCCGTCAGGGAGAACCGGGTCCAGTGCCGCGCGCGTTCGGGCTCGAAGAGAAGTCTGGCCAGCCCCACCGCTGCGGCCACGTAGAGCAGTCCGGCGATGAGGGTCGGGCTGGTCACGGTGATGAAGGCGAGAGGCAGTTGGGCGAAGTAAACGGCGATCCACTCGATCAGATAGATCAGCGGGGCGGCGGCGTGACCGAAGAGGCTCGCCACGGCGGTAGAGAAGGGGGCGAGCAAAAGGACCAGCATGCAGAGCCAAAGCACACCGGTCAGCAGCGGTATGACCATGAGATTGCACACCGAGCCCAAGACGGGAACGAGGTGAAAGAAGTGGGCCGCCAGGGGAAGGGGCAGTATGGATACGCCCAGGGTCGTGGCCACATTCTGCCGAAAGATGAGGGGAACCTGGGTGAGGCGATGGGCGATGGCTTCGCTGAAGACGAGGATTGAGGCCAGGCTGCCAAAGGAGAGGATGAAGGCGGTATCCCAGAGCAGTCCGGGGTTTGCGCCGAGGAAGAGGAGGGCCGCGATGCTCAGGGCGGTCGGTGCGTCGGGCTCGCGTTCCAGAAATTCCGCCCAGAGATAGAGGCCGATCATGATGGCGGCGCGAAGAATCGGCGGCCGCGCGCCGGTCATCAGCGCGAACAGGACGACAGCCAGCAGGACCATGGCGTTGCGCTGCTTACGGTTTCTGATTATGCCCCGGAGCGCCCAGTGGAGGGAGAGATACACGATGCCCACGTGGACACCGGAGACCGAAAGAATATGGGCGGTGCCTGTTTCGAGATAAGGGCGATAGGCTTCCTCGCTGTAGGTGGCCCGATCCCCGAGCCACACGGCGCGAAGGAATACCTGGATGTCCGCGGGGGCGGTGCGGGCGAATACGTCGGCCTGCCAGTGGCGCAGGCGCGAGGCCCAGTATCCGATGCTCCACACGGGCCGCGAGAGCCACTGGATGGTATCACCACGGGTGCGCAGGGCACTGTGGTAACCCAGGGTACGATAATAGTCTTCCGCGCCGCCGATCCCCAGGTTGACCTCGCCGAGTACGGGGTCCAGTTTCCCCTGGACACGAATTCGTTCCCCGGTGTGGAGGGGCCGGCGCGGGTCCGACCATCGGACGATAACACCGCCCCGGGCCTCCAGTTGCATGCCACCCACTTCCACCCTGTCCGCGTGAAGACGGACCGGCGCATAGTCCAGATCGGCGGTGTAGATCGGGGCATCCATCACGGTGCCTTCAATGCGGTAGATGGAGTCCGGATGTTGGCGATTGTGGCGGCTCAGGGAATCGCCGTGGCGCATGGGGCGCTGATTGATTTCCAGGGCGACCCCCGCCAGGAGAAATACGAGGGCGATGGGAACACCGTCGCGATAGGGAAGCGGCCTGGGGAGGAACCAGATCGCCACCAGGGTGACCAGCATTCCACCGATCCACCACGCCGCGTGGTGGTCGGCGCCACTGGCCCAGATGCCCGCCGTGAACGCCGACGCGGCCCACACAAGCGGGCGGTTCACCCGTGCTGCCCTTGCACAAAACCCTCCTGAATCCGCAGCGCCCCACTAATCGGCTACGCGCCGATACCGAGGAATCCCAGCAGGTTAATCAGCACGGTGAAGAAATTGTATACCTCGGCTTCCGAATTGTCCTGCGGCACCTGACCAGCGAGGATGAAGGAGCGAAAGAAGTCAAAAACGGTTAGGAGTGCATCGACGATAGGCATGATTGGATCTTTCTTTGGAAGGGCCGGAGTGAGGCATTGCCCTGCACCATGTTAAATGGCGCGGGATTATCAGTCAAGCTCGCGGGGAGCGGCCACAGCACGAGACCTGAAAAATTTCATGTAAAGCGATGCCTTTTGATTGCAAATAATTGCAAATACTGCGTTCTGGTGTTTTTTTATGATTTTTGATGAATATTTCCGTGGTATAATCGTCCAATCGAGACAATGACACTGGATACCGCACATCAGAGGCATGAAACCGGATGCTACATGAGGCATGAGACCATGGCGGAGCATGAAATACTGACTTTGGAAGAAGTAGCCGATTACCTGCGGGTTTCGGAACGTACCGTTTATGAGTGGGCGAACAAGGGAGAAATCCCCTGCGGAAAACTTGGCACCACGTGGCGCTTCAAACGGTCTGAGGTGGAAAAGTGGGTCGACAGCAAGCTGACCCGCCCCGCAAAGGCACTTCGCACGGATTCTGTTGCCCTGCGGGACGTGCTGAGTCCGGATCGGGTTCGGTTGTTGAACTGCACGCGCAAGGACGAGGCCCTGAACATCCTGGCGGACGCGCTGGTGACCGCACCGCAGGTCAAAGATGCCAACGAGTTGCGCCGGGAGGTTTTTGAGCGGGAAGCGCTCATGAGCACCGGCATAGGGTTTGGGATTGGCGTGCCGCATGTGCGTCTGCCCTCGGTCAGCGACTTGGTTATCGCGGTCGGCGTGAACCGCAAGGAGCTGGCGGACTATGTTTCGCTGGACGAGCGACCGGTGCAGATAATTTTTATGGTGGCGGCGCGGGACAACCAGCACGCCCATTATCTGAAGACGCTGGCGGCGATCAGCTCGCTGATGAAATTGCCGGGAGTGCGCGAGTCGCTGCTTGCGGCCCCGGATGCCGCCACTGTGTACGAACTGCTTACCAACCGCACTTGAGCATTTGAGAGTCCGAATGTCAAAGCATACCGAACTTCAGCGCTATCCGAACAGCGCCACGGCCTATCTCGTGAAGGGGCGGCTCGCCCAGGATGGCATCGAGTCCTGGGTGCGCCGGGGGAGTCGCTACCAGGCGATGGGTGGCTCCGGGTATGTGGTCAGTGTGCTCCCGGAACAACTGGCGCGGGCGCGGAAGATTATCGACAGCACCAACGCGAAGGTCGATCTGGACGAGTATGTGGATCCGAACAACAAGGCCTTTCGGCGTTGTCCCCAGTGCCGCTCCGTGATGGTGCAGCGCCAGCCGCTGGAGGGCGCCCGGCGTGCGCTGGTCTATGGGACGCTGGGGCTTGGGTTGCTTCTGGTGATCAAATCATATCGGTGTGATAAGTGCGGGCACCGCTGGGAAGCGCGGTAGCGAGATTAGCTCTCGTGAATGGTGGCAATCAATTCCCCATACCCTTCTCGAAAGGTGGGGTATTTGAAAGAATAGCCACTTGCGCGCAGGAGGGCGTTGCGGTAGCGGCGGTTCCCCCCACGTTCCGAAGGGCGCGCCTCCTCCGGGCTTTCTTTCATCATGGGCGGTTCGGGCATGTCCAGTTGCTTCGCAATCCATCGGAGCAAGTCATTGCGGGTTCGTGGTTCATCGTCCGTGGCCAGATAGAGGGGGGCCGGGTTTGGCAGGACCATCAAGTGGGCCAGGCAACCGGCGCAATCGTCGCGGTGGATGTGGTTCAGGTAGCGGTCCGGTCCGGGCTCGAGGCGTGCGCTTCCATTGGCTACGCTGTCGATCAGCCGTGTTCGCTCCGGCCCGTAGATGCCGCTGAAGCGCACGACCGTCCCGGGGATACGGGCATCGCGCACTTCCCGTTCACCTTCGAGGAGGATACGGGCTGAAAAGCGATCCGAAGGCGTGGGGCTGGATTCATCAAGCCACGTGCCGTCGTCCTGGCTGTATACGCCCGTGCTGGAGGTGTAGAAGATACGCTTCAGGTCGGACTGTCGGTAGAGCGCGGCCAGGAGATTTCGCAGACCCGAGACGTAGGCGGCGCTGTAGGCCGATTCGGAGTAACCGCTGGCGCTTGACGTGTAGAAGACGTAATCGAGGGATTTGGGGATTACGGCCAGGGAGCCGGGGATGGCGAGATCCGCCGTGACCGGTTCGATGCCCGACGGCAACTGGGCCGTGTTGCGACGCAGTCCGAAGACGGTGTGCCCCTGCTCGGCGAGCTGACGGGCCAGCTCGGCGCCGACGTAGCCGCAACCGGCGATAAGGATTCGCATTGGGGGCTCCCTTCGGTTTTCGGTGGGTCTTTTGGGGCTGCAAATGATTCGGGCGGCCCGCTAATTGGGCCGCCCGTGAGAGATCGTCTTGAAATCAGCCGTTCCTGGCCTGGAATTCCTTCATGAAGGCCACAAGGGCGTCCACGCTTTCCTGGGTGAGGGCGTTGTAAATGGAGGCCCTGAAGCCGCCCACGGAGCGGTGGCCGGGCAGGCCGTCGAGGCCCTGGGCCTCGGCTTCCTTCGTGAAGGCGCCGTCGAGGTTCTTGTCCTTCAGCACGAAGGTCACGTTCATGAGCGAGCGGCTCGATTCCTGGGCGTGGCCAATGTAGAAGCCGCCGCTGCCGTCGATGGCGTCGTACAGGGTTTTCGCCTTCTTGCGGTTGATGGCCTCCATCTTCTCCAGCCCGCCGATGTCGTTGCGGAGGTATTCCGTGACCTTGGCCACCATGTAGATGCCGAAGGCGGGCGGCGTGTTGTACAACGAATCGTTCTCCGCCATGACTTTGTAGTCGAGCAGCGAAGGCAGGTTGGCCGGCACGCGATCCAGGAGATCTTCGCGCAGAATGACGGCGACCACGCCCGAGGGCCCGATGTTCTTCTGGGCGCCGGCATAGATCATGCCGTACTTGGTGACATCTATCGGGCGCGACAGGAAGCTGGAGGAGAAGTCACAGAAGAGGGGGACGTCTCCCGTTTCGGGATCCTTGAAGAATTCGATGCCCTGGATAGTCTCGTTGGCCGTGGAGTGGACATAGGCCGCGCCGGGATCGAGCTTGAGTTCGCTCTGGTCGGGCATGCGCACATAGTTCTCGCCCTTGCCGTCCCAGGCGATCTGGACGGTGCCGTGCTTCTTTGCCTCGCCGATGGCCTTTTCCGCCCAGGTGCCCAATTTGAGGTAGTCGGCCTTACCGCCATTGAGGAAGTTCATGGCGATCATGGAGAACTGAAGGGAGGCGCCACCCTGGAGGAAGAGGACCCGGTAGTTGTCCGGCAGGTTGAGGAGGGACTTGATGTTGTCTTTGGCCGCTTCGTGAACGGCGGCGAACTGCTTGGAGCGGTGGCTGATTTCCATGACGGACGCGCCCGCACCGGGGAGAACGAGGAGTTCCTCTTTCACGCGCTCCAGGACGGGAAGGGGCATGGCGGCCGGACCGGCCGAGAAATTGTGAATACGTTTTTCCACGTGGGCTCTCCTTATAATGGGGATGGACAAACAGACCGGCCTGTACTTCGGCAGGGCGCTATGCGCATTGCCGGGATGCAGGCGGAGGGGCCGTTGCCGGGGGATGGTTGCAAGGGAGCGCAAATGATAGCAGGTTACAGGGGGGGCGCGCCACGTCGTGCGGGCGAAACGCCGTGGGGCGGCTACAGGGCCTGGTGGAGGGGTGGTGAAAGG
Protein-coding sequences here:
- the serC gene encoding 3-phosphoserine/phosphohydroxythreonine transaminase, which produces MEKRIHNFSAGPAAMPLPVLERVKEELLVLPGAGASVMEISHRSKQFAAVHEAAKDNIKSLLNLPDNYRVLFLQGGASLQFSMIAMNFLNGGKADYLKLGTWAEKAIGEAKKHGTVQIAWDGKGENYVRMPDQSELKLDPGAAYVHSTANETIQGIEFFKDPETGDVPLFCDFSSSFLSRPIDVTKYGMIYAGAQKNIGPSGVVAVILREDLLDRVPANLPSLLDYKVMAENDSLYNTPPAFGIYMVAKVTEYLRNDIGGLEKMEAINRKKAKTLYDAIDGSGGFYIGHAQESSRSLMNVTFVLKDKNLDGAFTKEAEAQGLDGLPGHRSVGGFRASIYNALTQESVDALVAFMKEFQARNG
- a CDS encoding DNA internalization-related competence protein ComEC/Rec2, with translation MNRPLVWAASAFTAGIWASGADHHAAWWIGGMLVTLVAIWFLPRPLPYRDGVPIALVFLLAGVALEINQRPMRHGDSLSRHNRQHPDSIYRIEGTVMDAPIYTADLDYAPVRLHADRVEVGGMQLEARGGVIVRWSDPRRPLHTGERIRVQGKLDPVLGEVNLGIGGAEDYYRTLGYHSALRTRGDTIQWLSRPVWSIGYWASRLRHWQADVFARTAPADIQVFLRAVWLGDRATYSEEAYRPYLETGTAHILSVSGVHVGIVYLSLHWALRGIIRNRKQRNAMVLLAVVLFALMTGARPPILRAAIMIGLYLWAEFLEREPDAPTALSIAALLFLGANPGLLWDTAFILSFGSLASILVFSEAIAHRLTQVPLIFRQNVATTLGVSILPLPLAAHFFHLVPVLGSVCNLMVIPLLTGVLWLCMLVLLLAPFSTAVASLFGHAAAPLIYLIEWIAVYFAQLPLAFITVTSPTLIAGLLYVAAAVGLARLLFEPERARHWTRFSLTAALLAWLLWRPLFPPATLDFLDVGHGDSAFIRTPGGTTLLVDAGDKSDYLDMGKRVVTTWLLAHGIDQIDYMVITHADRDHIGGAISVMRQIDIGEVILWPKSSTNVLELALLEACAEQDVPVRRVRTSESIAAAGATVSVIHPTLDSNLRGVNNQSVVLQIEWPGLSALLSGDIEVEAERELLPRLQPVDVLKVPHHGSHTSSSATFLDAVSPTIAVVSTRASARREAMGREVVPRYTERHIALYRTDYHGGIQVRQRGDQLVVKSARAQRGYSLDPAAQ
- a CDS encoding PTS sugar transporter subunit IIA, with the translated sequence MAEHEILTLEEVADYLRVSERTVYEWANKGEIPCGKLGTTWRFKRSEVEKWVDSKLTRPAKALRTDSVALRDVLSPDRVRLLNCTRKDEALNILADALVTAPQVKDANELRREVFEREALMSTGIGFGIGVPHVRLPSVSDLVIAVGVNRKELADYVSLDERPVQIIFMVAARDNQHAHYLKTLAAISSLMKLPGVRESLLAAPDAATVYELLTNRT
- a CDS encoding SDR family oxidoreductase; protein product: MRILIAGCGYVGAELARQLAEQGHTVFGLRRNTAQLPSGIEPVTADLAIPGSLAVIPKSLDYVFYTSSASGYSESAYSAAYVSGLRNLLAALYRQSDLKRIFYTSSTGVYSQDDGTWLDESSPTPSDRFSARILLEGEREVRDARIPGTVVRFSGIYGPERTRLIDSVANGSARLEPGPDRYLNHIHRDDCAGCLAHLMVLPNPAPLYLATDDEPRTRNDLLRWIAKQLDMPEPPMMKESPEEARPSERGGNRRYRNALLRASGYSFKYPTFREGYGELIATIHES
- a CDS encoding HD domain-containing protein; protein product: MSGSKSGEFTMRILDLFQIIHPLDRIPRAGYVLRGVPEPESVAAHSHFVALLALLFVEQFPGVYNRDRLLAMALVHDLAESRLMDIPMPYADAYLKEAKQKAEQAITDDLLGGLPGDLAALHAEFDAAITPEARLLRGLDKAQMMIKVGCYEREHRGCLDEFWANPKNFADFGIAAVSELFDAICARAGKVRPR